The following are encoded together in the Juglans microcarpa x Juglans regia isolate MS1-56 chromosome 2D, Jm3101_v1.0, whole genome shotgun sequence genome:
- the LOC121248523 gene encoding uncharacterized protein LOC121248523 produces the protein MARLPYLSLRKVLLLYLVLFLFTSVLFCACSESQLQSKRLLGRRRMLEIEEEEDDQPKKKTTSLSTKNQTKLIKPGLSSKNQTKLDKLGLSSKTQTKLTKSTNSTKAASIVLSEIELKKHNSTSKIKKLNSTSKATNSTKLPTPSSMKKSSDLLKISIPKDKTTKLTSTKDIQTYQEKNLNEHESEKPNKDQKADKKADQQKTKKQTQPSWIDNEDDQDDLVSGFTDLTDLPTKFQQTLIPDLEKFSTTSKLYLTKANKEITKGFKPLVGNKYAPSIAALVSCAFIFVPLVLVSLVFNRIKAYFSLQKLLIFVQVYLSIYFTILCLSSLVTGLEPLRFFYATSHSTYICLQVLQTLGYVLYLLLLLMYLILVFSTECGLGSRLMGLAQTLVGLAVGLHYYMAVFHRMVLHQPPQTNWKIHGIYATCFLVTCLFANADRRKKSYMEEGGEEGKKS, from the coding sequence ATGGCTCGCCTTCCTTATCTCAGTCTCAGAAAGGTACTTCTGCTTTATCTTGTGTTGTTCCTCTTTACTTCTGTTCTCTTTTGTGCCTGCTCAGAATCTCAGCTCCAGAGCAAAAGGTTGCTTGGTAGAAGAAGAATGTtggaaatagaagaagaagaagatgaccagCCGAAAAAGAAAACCACCAGTCTATCCACCAAGAACCAGACCAAGCTCATAAAGCCTGGCCTGTCCTcgaaaaaccaaaccaaactcgACAAACTCGGCTTGTCCAGCAAAACCCAAACCAAGCTTACCAAAAGTACAAATTCTACTAAAGCagcatccattgttctctctgaGATAGAGCTCAAGAAGCACAATTCCACCTCCAAGATCAAAAAGCTAAATTCCACATCGAAAGCCACAAACTCTACCAAATTACCCACTCCATCTTCCATGAAGAAATCCTCTGATCTACTCAAAATAAGCATACCCAAGGACAAAACAACCAAACTCACCTCCACCAAAGACATCCAAACCTATCAAGAGAAGAACCTCAATGAGCATGAATCTGAAAAACCAAACAAGGACCAGAAAGCAGATAAAAAAGCCGACCAACAAAAGACAAAGAAACAAACACAACCCAGCTGGATTGATAACGAAGATGATCAAGATGATCTGGTTTCGGGATTCACAGATTTAACAGATTTACCCACCAAGTTCCAGCAGACTTTGATTCCGGACCTTGAGAAATTCTCAACCACCTCCAAACTTTACCTCACGAAAGCCAACAAAGAAATCACGAAGGGGTTCAAACCCCTTGTCGGCAACAAATATGCACCCTCCATTGCCGCCTTGGTTTCTTGTGCTTTCATATTCGTCCCTTTGGTCTTAGTCTCTCTCGTTTTCAATAGGATTAAAGcttatttctctctccaaaaGCTCTTGATCTTCGTCCAAGTATACCTCTCCATCTACTTCACCATTCTTTGCCTCTCCTCCCTGGTCACGGGGCTCGAGCCACTGAGGTTCTTCTACGCTACTTCGCATTCCACGTACATTTGTCTACAAGTGCTGCAAACGCTCGGATACGTGCTCTATCTGTTGTTGCTCTTGATGTACCTGATCCTCGTCTTCTCGACTGAGTGTGGGCTGGGCTCGAGGTTAATGGGCCTGGCCCAGACGTTAGTGGGCTTAGCAGTTGGGTTGCATTACTACATGGCTGTGTTTCACAGAATGGTGCTGCACCAACCGCCCCAGACCAACTGGAAGATTCACGGGATATACGCCACGTGTTTCCTGGTCACTTGTCTGTTTGCTAATGCCGATAGAAGAAAGAAATCATACATGGAGGAAGGTGGTGAGGAGGGAAAGAAGAGCTAG
- the LOC121248524 gene encoding uncharacterized protein LOC121248524, whose protein sequence is MDKVSSDCPYPGCFFCVMKEGNPSKRRASILKYFRELPSQEDDGQVLPISGLWNTAMAHPNDPEFIELGIFECMAALIWKGLKNRRWLSHDQNIYIPYYAAHIIGSYTMNMEEFAESSVHAGVIPPLVELLRGRLTWVERRVAVRALGHLATYSSTFPAVASHGEILELSIQLAMSSLEIVYSHFYQYIDRRPSYHCDLLTRGMGGVEMESRKAEEWASQLQCWSLQLINCFAFKPEFLPTICKPEFLIKLPGMWGGLVNENSPAGIGLLRTICHHKLGRGPVASCPGIIEALCNIARSSDDWQYMAIDCLLWLLQDSSTCHKVIDKAVPALVDLAEISALGDHKKLGDSIVNVLQECIQSQGTGRNSLSNRTKEQIEELLNSKQRLKWEKSMPKEDLHIKQAAALVVKLEGNSLFSSGNISGAASKYSEALALCPVRSKKERVVLYSNRAQCHLLLQQPLAAISDATRALCLHNPLNCHAKSLWRRAQAYDMLGIAKESLLDAILFINECSQSNDPDLSLRQNKVPDYAERLVKKQMRAAWLFREAAIKHGGVHCEGDAGGMYGQGTDDSEWETASESEIGNDGRDEMGDEDDDSEWKNDEKDIYDKPSIKDIKHGYKVQLAGDEP, encoded by the exons ATGGATAAAGTATCATCTGACTGTCCGTACCCAGGATGCTTTTTCTGCGTTATGAAGGAAGGGAATCCGAGTAAGCGCAGAGCAAGTATTCTGAAGTATTTTAGAGAACTTCCTTCACAGGAGGATGACGGTCAGGTTCTCCCAATCAGTGGTCTTTGGAACACTGCTATGGCACATCCAAATGACCCAGAGTTCATCGAGTTGGGAATTTTTGAATGCATGGCTGCACTCATATGGAAGGGCCTAAAAAATCGCCGTTGGCTTTCTCATgaccaaaacatatatattcctTATTATGCAGCTCATATTATTGGATCCTATACTATGAACATGGAAGAGTTTGCCGAAAGTTCTGTTCATGCTGGAGTGATCCCTCCCTTAGTTGAACTTTTGAGAGGTAGGTTGACTTGGGTTGAACGAAGAGTAGCAGTTCGAGCTTTAGGACATTTGGCTACATATTCCAGCACTTTTCCTGCTGTAGCAAGTCATGGCGAGATTCTTGAGCTTTCCATTCAACTAGCAATGAGTTCCCTGGAAATAGTTTACTCACACTTTTACCAGTACATCGATAGAAGACCCAGCTATCACTGTGATCTTCTTACACGTGGCATGGGTGGTGTTGAAATGGAGTCCAGGAAGGCAGAGGAATGGGCAAGTCAGTTACAGTGCTGGTCCCTTCAGCTCATTAATTGCTTTGCTTTTAAACCAGAGTTTCTCCCTACTATATGTAAGCCTGAATTCTTAATAAAGCTACCAGGCATGTGGGGTGGACTTGTTAATGAAAACTCACCTGCTGGGATTGGTTTATTAAGAACAATCTGCCATCATAAGCTGGGCAGGGGACCTGTTGCTAGCTGTCCTGGCATCATTGAAGCCTTGTGCAATATTGCGCGATCTTCAGATGATTGGCAATATATGGCTATAGATTGTCTTCTCTGGTTGCTACAAGATTCCAGTACATGTCATAAG GTGATAGATAAGGCAGTACCAGCACTCGTAGACCTTGCAGAAATATCAGCACTAGGCGATCACAAGAAGCTTGGTGATTCCATTGTAAATGTTCTTCAGGAATGCATCCAGTCCCAAGGGACTGGACGCAACTCTCTCAGCAACCGCACAAAAGAACAGATTGAGGAACTACTAAATTCTAAGCAGAGATTGAAATGGGAAAAAAGTATGCCAAAAGAAGATCTCCACATTAAACAGGCTGCAGCACTAGTGGTCAAGCTTGAAGGAAATTCCCTGTTTTCATCAGGAAATATATCTGGAGCTGCATCAAAGTACTCAGAAGCATTGGCATTGTGTCCAGTGAGATctaaaaaagagagagttgTTTTGTACAGTAATCGTGCTCAGTGTCATCTTCTGTTGCAACAGCCCCTGGCTGCCATAAGTGATGCTACACGTGCTCTTTGTCTTCACAACCCTCTTAACTGTCATGCAAAAAGCCTATGGAGAAGAGCTCAGGCATATGACATGCTGGGCATAGCTAAGGAGAGCTTGTTGGACGCCATTCTGTTCATAAATGAGTGCTCTCAGTCAAATGACCCTGATCTATCATTGAGACAAAATAAGGTTCCTGACTATGCTGAACGATTAGTGAAGAAGCAGATGCGTGCAGCTTGGTTATTTAGGGAGGCAGCTATCAAACATGGGGGTGTCCACTGTGAGGGTGATGCCGGTGGCATGTATGGCCAAGGTACTGACGATTCCGAGTGGGAGACAGCTAGTGAAAGTGAGATAGGAAATGATGGAAGGGATGAAATGGgggatgaagatgatgatagTGAATGGAAGAATGATGAGAAAGATATATACGATAAACCCTCAATAAAAG ATATAAAGCATGGATACAAGGTGCAGCTTGCGGGGGATGAACCATGA